One genomic region from Amycolatopsis sp. FBCC-B4732 encodes:
- a CDS encoding fibronectin type III domain-containing protein → MLTKWGAAATVLLGAGALLATAGSVAGADAAAASRDVYVSPGGSDHAPGTAHRPVRTLGEARDLVRQRAPHLTRDLTVHLAPGVFRLDQPLRLDVRDSGGNGHRVIWQGSGDTELNGGVRVGGWRPVPGRPGLFAAPAPAGLDSTRQLYVDGVREQRARGPLPVTVQATATGYTASADTLAHWRNPKDIEFVYTAGEALWNVPRDGLGQWTEPRCPLATADGTTITMAQPCWDNSTKRVLFPDIPGRSVNMVGPADLTNGRHPTYAENAFELLDTPGEWYLDRSAHVVYYLPKPGQDLRRADVEVPVLEKLVDARGIHDVAFRGLRFSYATWLTPSSPEGFSEIQAGYTITGANGWATEGLCQFVPGGTCPYASWTREPANVSVSQGRHVEFSDSVFAHLGGAGLDLIDGTKESEVRGDVFTDISGNGVQVGGVDKPVTDTDADVVRDVRVTDNHLYGLPREFHGGVPIVDGYTVRNTIAHNQIDHVGYSAVSLGWGGWPDKIQRPATPNLSHGNTVSDNLIFDYMLMLDDGGGIYTQGITGSSLADGEQVTGNVIHDQWGLGKGVYTDNGNTYETIRGNVLYRTAYANVGSTHVDYRDDLRNNDPTLIEGNYWEQGDRDKDDKGVVLRGNQLLADPAAAPAAVVANAGLEPAYRGLLTRRAGGSAPAEAPSRVGTFAVPGKLYATWNPTFAFNNAPVTGYVVTATGGGETKSATISAADFAERAYAEVPGLTDGTAYTVTVAARNAYGTSEPSLPAAPVTPGAKGGALPGVPTGAKALPSATAASIRWNPPSAAGDTPVLGYLITVSDGRTTSVTGRDALVTQPTVKGMTRVVDDLKPATAYTFTVAAVTATGTGPAATFTATTAAA, encoded by the coding sequence ATGCTGACCAAGTGGGGTGCCGCGGCGACCGTTCTCCTGGGGGCGGGCGCGCTGCTCGCCACGGCCGGCTCGGTGGCCGGCGCGGACGCGGCCGCCGCGAGCCGCGATGTCTACGTCTCGCCCGGCGGCTCCGACCACGCTCCGGGCACCGCCCACCGGCCCGTGCGCACCCTCGGCGAGGCGCGGGACCTCGTGCGGCAGCGGGCGCCGCACCTCACCCGGGACCTCACGGTGCACCTCGCGCCCGGTGTGTTCCGGCTGGACCAGCCGCTGCGGCTGGACGTCCGGGACTCCGGCGGCAACGGGCACCGCGTCATCTGGCAGGGCAGCGGCGACACCGAGCTGAACGGCGGCGTGCGCGTCGGCGGCTGGCGGCCGGTGCCGGGCCGGCCGGGGCTGTTCGCCGCGCCCGCGCCCGCCGGGCTGGACAGCACGCGGCAGCTCTACGTCGACGGCGTCCGCGAGCAGCGCGCCCGCGGCCCGCTGCCGGTGACCGTCCAGGCCACCGCCACCGGGTACACCGCGAGCGCCGACACCCTGGCGCACTGGCGCAACCCGAAGGACATCGAGTTCGTCTACACGGCCGGGGAGGCGCTCTGGAACGTCCCGCGCGACGGGCTGGGCCAGTGGACCGAGCCGCGCTGCCCGCTCGCCACGGCCGACGGCACGACGATCACCATGGCCCAGCCGTGCTGGGACAACTCGACGAAACGCGTGCTGTTTCCCGACATCCCCGGCCGCAGCGTCAACATGGTCGGCCCGGCGGACCTCACCAACGGCCGCCACCCGACCTACGCCGAGAACGCCTTCGAGCTGCTGGACACCCCCGGCGAGTGGTACCTCGACCGGTCCGCGCACGTCGTCTACTACCTGCCGAAGCCGGGGCAGGACCTGCGCCGCGCCGACGTCGAGGTGCCGGTGCTGGAGAAGCTCGTCGACGCGCGGGGGATCCACGACGTCGCCTTCCGCGGGCTGCGGTTCTCGTACGCGACGTGGCTGACGCCGTCGTCACCGGAAGGGTTCTCCGAGATCCAGGCCGGCTACACGATCACCGGCGCGAACGGCTGGGCCACCGAAGGCCTCTGCCAGTTCGTGCCCGGCGGCACCTGCCCGTACGCGTCGTGGACCCGCGAACCCGCGAACGTTTCGGTTTCTCAAGGCCGTCACGTCGAGTTCAGTGACAGCGTCTTCGCCCACCTCGGCGGCGCCGGGCTCGACCTGATCGACGGCACGAAGGAGTCCGAGGTCCGCGGCGACGTCTTCACCGACATCTCCGGCAACGGTGTGCAGGTCGGCGGCGTCGACAAGCCGGTGACCGACACCGACGCCGACGTGGTCCGGGACGTCCGGGTCACCGACAACCACCTCTACGGGCTGCCGCGCGAATTCCACGGCGGGGTGCCGATCGTCGACGGCTACACCGTGCGGAACACCATCGCCCACAACCAGATCGACCACGTCGGCTACTCGGCGGTCTCCCTCGGCTGGGGCGGCTGGCCCGACAAGATCCAGCGCCCGGCGACGCCGAACCTGTCGCACGGCAACACCGTCTCGGACAACCTGATCTTCGACTACATGCTCATGCTCGACGACGGCGGCGGCATCTACACCCAGGGCATCACCGGCAGTTCCCTGGCCGACGGCGAGCAGGTCACCGGCAACGTCATCCACGACCAGTGGGGGCTCGGCAAGGGCGTCTACACCGACAACGGGAACACCTACGAGACGATCCGCGGCAACGTCCTCTACCGGACGGCGTACGCGAACGTCGGCTCGACGCACGTCGACTACCGGGACGACCTCCGCAACAACGACCCGACGCTGATCGAGGGCAACTACTGGGAACAGGGCGACCGCGACAAGGACGACAAGGGCGTGGTCCTGCGCGGCAACCAGCTCCTGGCGGACCCGGCCGCGGCCCCGGCGGCGGTCGTCGCGAACGCGGGCCTCGAACCGGCCTACCGCGGCCTCCTGACGCGCCGGGCCGGTGGCTCCGCACCGGCCGAAGCGCCGTCGCGGGTCGGCACTTTCGCGGTCCCGGGCAAGCTGTACGCGACGTGGAACCCGACGTTCGCGTTCAACAACGCGCCGGTCACCGGCTACGTCGTGACCGCGACCGGTGGCGGCGAGACGAAGTCGGCGACGATCTCCGCGGCCGACTTCGCGGAGCGCGCGTACGCGGAAGTCCCGGGCCTGACGGACGGGACGGCGTACACGGTGACGGTCGCGGCGCGCAACGCCTACGGCACGAGCGAGCCGTCGCTGCCCGCGGCTCCGGTGACCCCGGGCGCGAAGGGCGGGGCGCTGCCGGGCGTCCCGACGGGCGCCAAGGCCCTGCCGAGCGCCACCGCGGCCTCGATCCGCTGGAACCCGCCGTCGGCCGCGGGCGACACGCCGGTGCTGGGCTACCTGATCACCGTGTCCGACGGCCGCACCACCTCGGTCACCGGCCGGGACGCACTGGTGACCCAGCCGACGGTCAAGGGCATGACCCGGGTGGTCGACGACCTGAAGCCGGCCACGGCGTACACGTTCACGGTGGCCGCGGTGACGGCGACGGGCACCGGCCCGGCGGCGACCTTCACCGCGACGACCGCGGCCGCCTGA
- a CDS encoding MFS transporter, producing MRSEARLLVPALLFVALVVAAVASLGTPLITSVATTFAVSLDSAQWTLTIALLSGAVATPVLGRLGAGPHRRATILATLAIVVVGSALTVLPLPFAWLLAGRAAQGAGLGLTALMMGVARDHLPEERSAATIALISVVSIIGAGVGYPLAALLAEFGGLRAAYGLGLLVTAIAFVTAWRSVPAAPEGRSAHVNVPSALVLAGGLLLVLFLAGERSLWSRHLAVAVTLAVAAVLLLCVWAVLELRARTPLVDVRAVRHPAVAGANIAMFAGGSGMYLLLTLITRYAQTPRSAGYGFGLDTFVAGLVLIPFSVLGFVAGKLTPRVRARIDGPLLLAGSAAIVGGGFVLFATARSGLAELLTAMGVLGFGVGSFSAAMPGVILAATPTSETSSAMSFNYVVRSVGYSLGSAIGGLILAAGTGPGHVFPDDSAYTTAALVGIGAMAITTLTSLALARRRSPETTP from the coding sequence ATGCGTTCCGAGGCCCGGCTGCTGGTCCCCGCGCTGCTGTTCGTCGCCCTGGTCGTGGCGGCGGTCGCCAGCCTCGGGACGCCGCTCATCACCAGCGTGGCGACCACCTTCGCCGTCTCCCTCGACAGCGCGCAGTGGACGCTGACCATCGCCCTGCTCAGCGGCGCCGTCGCCACACCCGTCCTCGGCCGGCTCGGAGCCGGCCCGCACCGGCGGGCCACGATCCTCGCCACGCTGGCGATCGTCGTCGTCGGCAGCGCGCTCACCGTGCTGCCGCTGCCGTTCGCCTGGCTGCTCGCGGGCAGAGCGGCCCAAGGCGCCGGACTCGGTCTCACCGCGCTGATGATGGGCGTGGCCCGCGACCACCTCCCCGAGGAGCGCAGCGCGGCCACGATCGCCCTGATCTCCGTAGTTTCCATCATCGGGGCCGGCGTCGGCTACCCGCTGGCGGCGCTGCTCGCCGAGTTCGGCGGGCTGCGGGCCGCGTACGGCCTCGGCCTGCTCGTCACCGCCATCGCCTTCGTGACCGCGTGGCGCTCCGTGCCCGCGGCTCCCGAAGGCCGCTCCGCGCACGTGAACGTGCCCAGTGCGCTCGTCCTGGCGGGTGGCCTGCTCCTCGTCCTGTTCCTGGCCGGCGAGCGGAGTCTGTGGAGCCGGCACCTCGCCGTGGCGGTGACCCTAGCCGTCGCCGCCGTGCTCCTGCTCTGCGTCTGGGCCGTTCTGGAACTACGCGCCCGGACGCCGCTGGTCGACGTCCGGGCGGTCCGGCACCCGGCGGTCGCCGGGGCGAACATCGCCATGTTCGCCGGCGGGAGCGGCATGTACCTGCTGCTCACGCTCATCACCCGCTACGCGCAGACGCCGCGCAGCGCCGGCTACGGCTTCGGGCTGGACACCTTCGTGGCGGGGCTGGTCCTCATCCCGTTCTCCGTGCTGGGGTTCGTCGCCGGCAAGCTCACGCCGCGGGTCCGGGCGCGGATCGACGGCCCCCTGCTCCTGGCCGGCAGCGCCGCCATCGTCGGCGGCGGGTTCGTCCTGTTCGCCACCGCGCGGTCCGGCCTGGCCGAACTGCTCACGGCCATGGGCGTGCTGGGCTTCGGCGTCGGCAGCTTCTCGGCCGCCATGCCCGGCGTCATCCTGGCCGCCACCCCCACGAGCGAGACGTCGAGCGCGATGAGCTTCAACTACGTCGTCCGCAGCGTCGGGTACTCGCTGGGCAGCGCCATCGGCGGCCTGATCCTCGCCGCGGGCACCGGCCCCGGCCACGTCTTCCCCGACGACAGCGCCTACACGACCGCGGCGCTGGTCGGCATCGGCGCCATGGCGATCACTACGCTGACGAGCCTCGCCCTCGCCCGGCGACGCTCGCCCGAGACCACCCCGTAA
- a CDS encoding MarR family winged helix-turn-helix transcriptional regulator: MESSRDEPLGYLLHRVTAALRAEVAATVLEPAGLATPEYLCLRMLSQSPKSNAELAREAQVSPQAMNKVVLALQDRGLVARPATVPAGRSLPATVTRHGVSVLARLDPEVAEAENRVLAGLDDRGRRELRRLLVAAGAVVSRR; the protein is encoded by the coding sequence ATGGAAAGCTCCCGGGACGAACCACTCGGCTACCTGCTGCATCGGGTCACCGCAGCCTTGCGCGCGGAGGTGGCCGCCACCGTGCTCGAGCCGGCGGGGCTGGCGACGCCCGAGTACCTCTGCCTGCGGATGCTGTCGCAGTCGCCGAAGTCCAACGCCGAGTTGGCCCGCGAGGCGCAGGTGTCGCCGCAGGCGATGAACAAAGTGGTTCTCGCGCTGCAGGATCGCGGCCTGGTGGCGCGACCTGCCACGGTGCCGGCCGGGAGATCGTTGCCTGCCACGGTGACGCGCCACGGGGTGAGCGTGCTCGCGCGCCTCGACCCCGAGGTGGCAGAGGCCGAGAACCGCGTCCTGGCCGGGCTCGACGACCGCGGCCGGCGCGAGCTCCGGCGGCTCCTCGTCGCGGCCGGCGCGGTGGTGTCCCGGCGGTGA
- a CDS encoding MarR family winged helix-turn-helix transcriptional regulator produces the protein MRRLPRDLSLTSAATLATLAKTGPRRITELAAAEGVTQPAMTVLVRVMEKSGLVERKGDPSDKRVTLVCLTEAGTSYVRTRHQAGVDAYARLIDELTADEVEALTAALPALLHLAELENHARAEPDR, from the coding sequence GTGAGACGCCTCCCCCGCGACCTGAGCCTGACGTCCGCCGCCACCCTGGCCACCCTGGCCAAGACCGGCCCGCGACGGATCACCGAGCTGGCGGCGGCCGAGGGCGTCACCCAGCCGGCGATGACCGTCCTGGTCCGGGTGATGGAGAAATCCGGCCTGGTCGAACGGAAGGGTGATCCGTCCGACAAGCGGGTCACGCTGGTGTGCCTGACCGAGGCCGGCACGTCGTACGTCCGGACGCGGCACCAGGCGGGCGTCGACGCGTACGCGCGGTTGATCGACGAACTCACCGCCGACGAGGTCGAAGCCTTGACCGCGGCCCTTCCGGCGCTGCTTCACCTGGCGGAGCTCGAAAACCACGCCCGGGCGGAGCCGGACCGGTGA